The following proteins are encoded in a genomic region of Pseudomonas sp. Os17:
- a CDS encoding GntP family permease translates to MFGMSQETYLLVDAVVTIIGLIVLITRFKLHPFIALTIAAGFLGLTSGMPVDKIIKAFQDGFGGVLGFVGIILALGTMLGKMMAESGGADQIAQTLIRSFGKERVQWAMMFAAFLVGIPLFFEIGFVLLIPLVFIVARRTGVSLIKIGIPLLAGLSAVHGLVPPHPGPLLAIGVFGADIGKTILYGLIVALPTAIIAGPIYGTFIAKYIPGHPSQELVDQLARENTSQNLPSFGVTLLTVLLPVFLMLLKTFADVALPDGHFFRIWMDMIGHPISALLLALLLSLYTFGYKQGIGSKQILGLLDASLAPTAAIILIIGAGGGFKQMLVTSGVGDVIGHMAVNAQISPILLAWLVAAVIRIATGSATVATITGAGIVVPVVGMIPGVNRELLVLATGAGSLILSHVNDAGFWLVKQYFNMTVAETFKTWTAMETILSVVGLIFILLLSLVV, encoded by the coding sequence ATGTTTGGCATGTCCCAAGAGACCTATCTGCTGGTTGATGCAGTGGTCACAATCATCGGCCTGATCGTCTTGATCACCCGATTCAAGCTGCATCCCTTTATTGCCCTGACCATCGCCGCGGGCTTCCTCGGCCTGACCTCGGGCATGCCAGTGGACAAGATCATCAAGGCGTTCCAGGACGGCTTTGGTGGCGTGCTCGGTTTTGTCGGCATCATCCTGGCGCTGGGCACCATGCTCGGCAAGATGATGGCCGAGTCTGGCGGCGCCGATCAGATCGCCCAGACCCTGATCCGCTCGTTCGGCAAGGAGCGGGTGCAGTGGGCGATGATGTTCGCCGCCTTCCTGGTGGGCATCCCGTTGTTCTTCGAGATCGGCTTCGTGCTGCTGATTCCGCTGGTGTTCATCGTCGCCCGGCGCACCGGGGTGTCGCTGATCAAGATCGGCATTCCGCTCCTGGCCGGCCTGTCGGCGGTGCACGGCCTGGTGCCGCCGCATCCGGGGCCGCTGCTGGCCATCGGCGTGTTCGGCGCCGACATCGGCAAGACCATTCTTTACGGCCTGATCGTTGCCCTGCCGACCGCCATCATTGCCGGTCCGATCTACGGCACCTTCATTGCCAAGTACATCCCGGGCCACCCGTCCCAGGAGCTGGTGGACCAGCTGGCCCGTGAAAACACCTCGCAGAACCTGCCGAGCTTCGGCGTGACCCTGCTGACCGTGCTGTTGCCGGTGTTCCTGATGCTGCTCAAGACCTTCGCCGACGTGGCGCTGCCGGACGGGCATTTCTTCCGCATCTGGATGGACATGATCGGCCACCCGATCAGTGCCTTGCTCCTGGCCTTGCTGCTGTCGCTCTACACCTTCGGCTACAAGCAGGGCATCGGCTCCAAGCAGATCCTCGGTTTGCTCGACGCCAGCCTGGCGCCTACCGCGGCGATCATCCTGATCATCGGTGCCGGCGGTGGCTTCAAGCAGATGCTGGTGACCAGCGGCGTGGGTGATGTGATCGGCCACATGGCGGTCAATGCGCAGATCTCGCCGATCCTCCTGGCCTGGCTGGTGGCGGCGGTGATTCGCATCGCCACCGGTTCGGCCACCGTGGCGACCATTACCGGCGCGGGCATCGTGGTGCCGGTGGTGGGGATGATCCCCGGGGTCAACCGCGAGCTGCTGGTGCTGGCCACCGGTGCCGGCTCCTTGATCCTGTCCCACGTCAACGACGCCGGTTTCTGGCTGGTCAAGCAGTACTTCAACATGACCGTGGCCGAGACCTTCAAGACCTGGACGGCGATGGAAACCATCCTCTCGGTGGTGGGCCTGATCTTTATCCTGTTGCTGTCGTTGGTGGTTTAA
- a CDS encoding gluconokinase, with protein sequence MSQPITALVIMGVAGCGKSSVSQALCQRSGATAIEGDTFHPAANIAKMSAGIPLDDDDRAGWLDSLCEELRRTLAAGQRPVLTCSALKRKYRERLRAATPGLGFIFLELTPAVAADRVAHRPGHFMPSTLIDSQFATLESPVGEPLTLALDASTLSVQRLAELANQWWLEHGLEPSR encoded by the coding sequence ATGAGTCAACCAATTACCGCCCTGGTCATCATGGGTGTTGCCGGCTGTGGCAAATCCAGCGTCAGCCAGGCCCTGTGCCAGCGCAGCGGCGCCACGGCCATTGAAGGCGATACGTTCCACCCTGCCGCCAATATCGCCAAGATGAGTGCCGGCATTCCCCTCGACGACGACGACCGTGCCGGCTGGCTCGACAGCCTGTGCGAGGAGTTGCGCCGCACCCTGGCCGCCGGCCAGCGCCCGGTGCTGACCTGTTCGGCGTTGAAGCGCAAATACCGTGAACGCCTGCGCGCCGCCACCCCCGGCCTGGGTTTCATCTTTCTCGAACTGACGCCGGCAGTGGCCGCCGATCGCGTGGCACACCGGCCAGGGCATTTCATGCCTTCGACCCTGATCGACAGTCAGTTCGCCACCCTCGAATCCCCCGTGGGGGAGCCGCTCACCCTGGCCCTGGATGCCAGCACCCTGAGCGTCCAGCGCCTGGCCGAACTGGCCAATCAATGGTGGCTGGAGCATGGCCTTGAACCTTCGCGCTAA
- a CDS encoding LacI family DNA-binding transcriptional regulator: protein MTPHKNDKSSRTTGRPTLNEVARLAGVSPITASRALRGVSSVATELVEKVQKAAQELNYVVNSAARALASAQSQSVVVLVPSLSNLLFIETLEAIHQVLRPKGFEVLIGNYHYSRDEEENLLRNYMTYQPRGLLLTGFDRTESSRRMIEANNIPCVYMMDLDSGAGLNCVGFSQLNAGETAARHLISRGRKHLAYVGAQLDQRTLLRGEGFRRALQDAGLYNPDLELLTPRPSSVGLGGELFLQLMQSQPQVDAIFFGNDDLAQGALLEAMRCGIKIPEQVAVLGFNDLPSSEHMVPRLSSISTPREAIGRRAAEQMLTLLAGNSVTEPVVDMGFELRIREST from the coding sequence ATGACCCCTCATAAAAACGATAAAAGCTCCCGTACCACGGGGCGCCCTACCCTCAACGAAGTGGCGCGACTGGCCGGTGTCAGTCCGATCACCGCCTCCCGGGCGCTGCGCGGCGTCAGCAGCGTGGCCACCGAGCTGGTGGAAAAAGTGCAGAAGGCCGCGCAGGAGCTGAACTACGTGGTCAACTCCGCCGCCCGCGCCCTGGCCTCGGCCCAGAGCCAGTCGGTGGTGGTGCTGGTGCCGTCGCTGTCCAACCTGCTGTTCATCGAAACCCTGGAAGCCATTCATCAGGTCCTGCGGCCCAAGGGCTTCGAAGTGCTGATCGGCAACTACCACTATTCCCGGGACGAAGAAGAAAACCTGCTGCGCAACTACATGACCTACCAGCCGCGCGGGCTGCTGCTGACCGGTTTCGACCGTACCGAAAGCTCCCGGCGGATGATCGAGGCCAACAACATTCCCTGCGTCTACATGATGGATCTGGACTCCGGCGCCGGGCTCAACTGCGTGGGTTTCTCCCAGTTGAACGCTGGCGAGACTGCCGCCCGGCACCTGATTTCCCGCGGCCGCAAGCACCTGGCCTACGTCGGCGCGCAGTTGGATCAGCGCACCCTGCTGCGGGGCGAAGGCTTCCGCCGCGCCCTGCAGGACGCCGGGCTGTACAACCCCGACCTGGAACTGCTGACCCCGCGCCCGTCTTCCGTCGGCCTGGGCGGCGAACTGTTCCTGCAACTGATGCAAAGCCAGCCGCAAGTGGACGCCATCTTCTTCGGCAACGACGACCTGGCCCAGGGCGCCTTGCTCGAAGCCATGCGCTGCGGGATCAAGATCCCGGAGCAAGTGGCGGTGCTGGGGTTCAACGACCTGCCGTCCTCGGAGCACATGGTGCCGCGCCTGAGCAGCATCAGCACCCCCAGGGAAGCCATCGGCCGCCGCGCCGCCGAGCAGATGCTGACCCTGCTGGCCGGTAACAGCGTGACCGAGCCCGTGGTGGACATGGGGTTCGAACTGCGGATCCGGGAAAGTACCTGA